DNA sequence from the Bacteroidales bacterium genome:
ATCATTGGCAGCCTGCTGTTCCTGACAGGTTTCGTGGCTGAAATGCTTTCGAGGATTTCTTCTGACCGGAACCAATTCCTGGTATCCAAAACATTGAATATTGATGAGATTGAAACTAGAAACTAGAAACTAGAAACTTGGAATTTGGAATTTGGAATTTGGAATTTTGAATTATCGTTCTCTCTAAAATATATTGATAAATAAGCTATGAAAATCCATTTAGTATCAGGCGGCTGCGGCTTTGTGGGAAGAAATATGACCAGAAGGCTGCTGAAAACAACGAAGGATAAAGTTTTTATCATCGATGACCTTTCCATCGGCACTCATCCTTCAACCTGGCTTGACAATTTTACTTCCAGGAAATTTAAAGATGTTGAGATCATCGGGCAGGATGAAAGACTGTATTTCTGGAAAGGTGATTTCCGGAATTTCCTCTTTAAATTCCGTGAAAATCCTCGTTTTGTGCAGGAGACTTATAACCTGGATTTTGAAAGGTTTTCTGATGTGTTTCATTTTGCGGCGATTGTTGGCGGCCGGCTTAAGATCGAGGGTGACCCGATGGCGGTTGCGCTTGATCTATCTATCGATGCTGAATTTTTCTACTGGATTTGCCGCCATAAGCCCGAACGGGTGCTTTATCCCAGCTCCAGTGCCGCTTATCCGACCAATATGCAGTCGGAAAGTTTCGCGGTGGCATTGAAAGAAGGCGATATCGACTTTAAAAACAACCTGGGAACCCCTGATATGACTTACGGCTGGTCGAAACTTACCGGCGAGTTCCTGGCCCAGATCGCGGCAAAATACTATGGCGTTTCAGTGGTTTGCATCCGGCCGTTTTCTGGCTATGGAGAGGATCAGGACCTGTCGTACCCTGTCCCGGCGATTGCTGCCCGGGCAGCCAGGCATGAAAACCCCTTCGAAGTCTGGGGCTCAGGCAAACAGGGAAGGGACTTCGTCCATATCGACGATATCATCGACCTGATCTTCATCCTGATGGAAAAAATCAAAGATGGCTCCGGCTGGAATATTGGCTCCGGTAAGCTGACTTCATTTCTCGAACTGATCGACCTGTTTTGTGACATCGCCGGGTATAAGACTGAAATTAAACCCTTGCTGGATAAGCCGGTTGGGGTATATTCACGGTATTGCAACATGGACCTGATACAGGAGAAATTCGGATGGCAGCCCAAAATATCCCTTCGGGAAGGGATGACGCGTGTTTATAATGCTGCTGTCGAAAAGTTGAAAAAAGAAGGAAAACTCTGAATATCGCCACCTGATGGATAAAATTGTCGTTTTTGGCCCGGGGCCAAAATTCAAAGGAGGTATCGCAAATTATAATACTTCCCTTGCCAAAGCCTTTGACAAACTTCATGTTGCCGAGATTCACATAGTCTCCTGGACCCAGCAGTATCCGGCCATCATCCCTCGTGATTTTATCGATCGCAGCAGCAAAACTGACCTGCTTGAAGGGACGAATATCAAAGTCCACTATATCACTAATTATAACAGCCCGCTCAGCTGGAAGAAAACTGTCAGTCTGATCAGAGATATCGGCCCAAAGATGGTCATTTTCCAATGGGCCATTGCCATACAGGGCCTCCCTCTTGGATATATTGCACGAAAGCTCAGTAAGGTCAAGGGTTTGGAAGTAATTTTCGACCTTCATTTTGTTATTCAGAAGGAAGGAAGCAAGATTGACAAGGCTTTCACCCGGATGGGGATAAAACACGCCCATTCTTACGTAGTTCATGCGTACAAAACTTACGATGAATTAAAGAAGCTGTTTCCCGGAAATGATTTTAAACTCCTGGACCCGGGGAAACAATCGGTTGGCAAGGGAAAAAGAGTCGTGAAGCTTTTCCACCCGGTCTATGATATGTTTAAACCCGATCCTGATTTTAAGGTTGAAGAGGTGAAGAAGGGACTAAACCTGAAAAAACATGTTTTCCTCTTCTTTGGGTTTATAAGAAAATATAAAGGATTGCATGATGTCATCCGGGCTTTTGCAATAGTGGCTGCTCAACGGGATGACGTCTCCCTGCTTATCGTCGGAGAATCCTTCTGGCAGACCCTCGATACGAAAAAGATGTCGACCCGGGTCAAAAATGCCGTATTCTCTGCAGCGAAATCTGTCTTTCTCAGGAAGCAGGATGATGAACGGCAATACCGTCCCCTGGATCTGATCGATGAGCTGGGGATCAATCAGGCGGTCACCGTCGTCAATTCTTTTGTCCCGAATGAGGAAGTCCATAAATATTTCCAGGTAAGCGACGCCATCATGCTGTTTTATCTTACTGCAACGCCTTCCGGGGTTGAATCAATCGGGTATAACTTCAGGATGCCGATACTGGCTACCCGCGTGGGGCATTTCCCTGAAACAGTCAAAGATGGTTATAATGGTTACCTGGCAGAACCGGGTAATATTGATTCTATGGCTGCAACAATGATAAAAGCCATTGAAAAACCTATTCCACGTGAACACGTTGCAGAAACTTCACAGGAAATGAGCTGGAAGAATTATGCCAATGCAATCCTGAACGAAAGATGATCATCCGGAGTAAAGCCCCCCTCAGACTTGGCCTGGCCGGTGGTGGTACTGATGTTACACCATATTCTGATCTTTATGGTGGCGCTACCCTGAATGCCACCATCAACATGTACGCCTATGCGACCATCCTCCCGGCAAGCGATGGCAATATCGTTATCAGGTCATTGGATAAGGATGAAAGATATGAAACAAGGAGTTGCGAAGTACTTACTCTTGATGGAAAACTGGACTTGCTCAAGGGGATATATAACCGTATTGTTAAGGATTATACCCATACAGCTTTATCATTCGAGCTATCCACTTATGTTGATGCCCCGCCGGGCTCAGGGTTGGGTACTTCATCGACTTTGGTAGTGGCTGTATTAGGGGCTTTCGCCGAATGGCTTAATTTGCCCCTTGGTGAGTATGACCTGGCGCGACTGGCTTACCAGATTGAGCGGGTTGACCTGCAAATGGCGGGTGGCAAGCAGGATCAATATGCAGCGACATTTGGCGGTATCAATTTCATGGAATTCTTCAAAGATGATAAAGTCATCGTTAACCCACTTAAAGTCAGAAGCATTTACCTGAATGAACTTTCACATAACCTGGTATTGTACAATACTAAAACAAGCCGGGTATCATCAGCTATTATCGAGCGCCAGGCCAGGAATATCCTGGAAAATAAAACGAAATACATCGAAGCCACACACCAGCTGAAAAAACAGGCGACCATGATGAAAGAAGCCATCCTGAAAGGAGAAATTGATCAGATCGGAGAAGTGCTTGATTTTGGCTGGAAATATAAAAAACAAATTGCTTCGGGTATTACCAACCATTTGATCGACAGTATTTACGAGGCAGCGATCGGGAGCGGGGCCACCGGCGGTAAGATCTCCGGTGCAGGCGGTGGCGGCTTCATGTTCTTTTATTGCCCGAATAATACACGTTATGAGGTTATTGAATCACTTCGGAAATTTGGCGGCACCAGCCACCGGTACGAATTTACGACGGCGGGGATGACGGCGTGGAAGATATGAGATATGGCACATGGACGCTTCGATAACCCGGTAGTTGCTGCAATGGCAGGGCTGAAAGATTTTTTTTCCAGACAGGAACTGGCGGACAGACTTTCTGATAGTGACAGTTTTGAAGCTAAAACATGCCTGATTACCGGGGCTAACTCAGGCCTTGGATTTGCCCTGGCAGTGGAAATAGCCAGAAGGGGCGGGAAGGTGATCATGGCATGCCGGAGGCAAATCCCGGAAGCAGGCGAGAAAGCCAAAGCAAAAAGCGGCTCGGATAATATAGAGATGAGATTCCTTGACCTGAGCAAAATCGACAGCATTCACGATTTTTGCGAAGGCTTGAAAATGGATGGGGTTCACCTGGACGTGACAATCCTGAATGCAGGTGTGGCATTGCCAAAAGCAAGGAAGACCGAATCGGGCCTCGAAGAAATGTTTCTAGTTAATTATTTGTCGAATGTTATGCTGACTAACCTGTTAATTACTTCCGGAGTGATTGATGTCAACGGAAAACAAAAATCTTTCAAACCCAGGGTGATTTTTATCTCATCGGACTCACACCAGGGCTCTTCACTCATCGATTATGAAGAATTCGGGAAATACTTTGACTATGGCACCTCCAAGGGTATATCCAATTACAGTTATTTTAAACTCGTTTTAAATACCTATGCCACCGAGTTGTCCAGGAGGGTAAATAAGGAGGGCTATTTTGCCGGCATTCATGCCATTTGCCCGGGACCTGTTCATTCCAATATCGTCAAGGAAGCTCCGCTATTATTGCGGATTACCCTTAAAAGCATCTTCAGTATTATTTTCAAATCCCCGGAAAAAGCAGCCAAGCCGGTAGTTTATATGGCCGTATCGCCTGATTATGAGGATAAAACGAATGAGTACCTGCATATGTTCCGCCATAAAAAGATGGATCCTAAAATTTATATCCCCGAAGAGGGCGCTAAATTATGGGACCGCTCTGTCGAACTCTGGAAAAAGGTGGATCCTCTTGCAAAGACTATTTAATGCAGTGATGATGATTAACCGGATGCTGGTTTTTTACATGTTTGTTTTCGTGCTGGCTTCCTGCAGTGATGACTACAAAATAAAGAGCATGATTCAAATGGAAATAAACCATGACTGGAAATTCAGCCAGGCCGGTAAAGAAGTCTGGCTGCCTGCAACTGTTCCCGGAACAGTTCATACCGACCTTCTGGCAAATAAAATTATTGAAGATCCTTATTACCGGCTGAATGAAAAGCAGATTCAGTGGATCGACAAGGTTGACTGGGAATACAGGACCGTTTTTATAGCAGATGGCCAGGTTCTTGAACACAACAGGATAGAATTGATTTTTAAAGGGCTGGATACTTATGCGAAGATCTATTTAAATGGAGACCTTTTACAGCAGACAGATAATATGTTCAGGACATGGAAAATAGACGTCACAAAAAAGATCAGGAAAGGAGAAAACAAGCTATCGGTCATACTGGCATCGCCAACACAGAGAGGATTGGAAGAATTGAAAGCTTATGGTTTTCAGCTTGCTGCGGATAATGACCAGTCGGAAGCCGGAGAAATGGGACAAGACAAAGTAAGCCCTTATGTCCGTAAAGCGCCGTATCATTTTGGCTGGGACTGGGGTCCGCGCCTGGTCACCTCCGGCATCTGGCGCCCGGTTATATTAAGAGCATGGGATGAAGCATGTTTGGAAAATATTCAAATAATAACTGACGATCTTTCCACAGAAAGAGCTGGATTAACTGCTAAAATTGAAATAGTCGCAGCAGAGAAGCTCGAAATCACCCTTAATCTTTTTGTAGATGACATTTCATTATCAACCAGAAATTGGAAATTGGAAATTGGGAATAATTTGCTCGAAATGCCTTTGACGATAGACAACCCGGTGCTTTGGCAACCAAACGGCCTTGGAAGTCAGAAGCTTTACACGATCAGGATTGAATTAGCCGACAAGGAACAGGTGATCGATGTTATGGAGACTAAAACCGGTCTCCGTATTGTAAAGCTTGTTCGGCAGCCCGATCCGGACGGGAAGGGGAAAAGCTTTTATTTTAAGGTGAACGGTAACCCCGTTTTTGCAAAAGGGGCCAATTATATCCCCGATGATATTTTCCTGAACCGGGTCAGTCCTGAGAAGTATGAGTTTATCATAAAATCTGCTTATGAAGCCAACATGAATATGTTGCGCGTTTGGGGAGGCGGAATTTATGAGAATGATCTTTTCTATGATTTGTGCGATCAATATGGCATCATGGTGTGGCAGGATTTTATGTTTGCTTGCGCGATGTACCCGGGAAACGAGGTTTTCCTTGAAAATGTCAGGCAGGAGGCTATTGACAATGTGCGACGCTTGCGCAATCACCCGTCTATCGTGCTCTGGTGCGGCAATAATGAGATCGAAAACGCCTGGGGAGAATACGAGGAAAACAGGGGCTGGGGCTGGAAGCAGCGTTACAACCCGGAGCAGCGCCAGGTGATCTGGAAAGCTTACGATACTTTATTTCATCATATTCTGCCAGGCGTAATTGAACAGGAAGATCCCGGCCGTTCTTACTGGCATTCCTCCCCGTCAGCAGGTATGGGACAACTGGCCAGTTATGAGACTACATCAGGCGATATGCACTACTGGGGCGTTTGGCACGGACTCCATCCCTTCAGCGATTTCTGCAAATACCGGGCAAGGTTTATGAGTGAATATGGCTTCCAATCTTTTCCGGAATTTAATTCAGTAAAGAAATATACTGTACCGGAAGACTACAATATTGAATCCGAAGTGATGATGTCGCACCAGCGGAGCGGCATAGGGAATCTCAGGATCCGGCAGTATATGGAAGAAGATTATAATATCCCCGGTGATTTTGAGCAGTTTTTATATGTCGGACAATTGCTCCAGGCCGAAGCCATCAAAATGGCAATTGAATCTCACCGGTCCGATATGCCTTACTGTATGGGCTCCCTTTACTGGCAGATCAATGATTGCTGGCCGGTAGCCTCCTGGTCAGGTATTGATTATTATGGGAGATGGAAAGCTTTGCATTATTTCGCCAGGGAAGCCTTTAAACCAACAGTTCTTGTATTAACTGAATCTGATGGCTTTTTAAATGGATATGTCGTTTCAGATAATCAGCCGGGACAAAAAATGCAAGTCTTGATGAAGTTGGTCAGTTTCACCGGAAAGGTTGAATGGGAAGCTGTTCAGGAGTTCGAGATGACGGCTCAATCAATCCTTTTTTTGAACAGCCCGTTAACTGAAATTCTTGGAAAAATTGACCTTTCCTCTGTCGTTATGGTATCAGAATTACGACAGGGTGATATATTGCTTGACACAGATTTTCATTATTTCGTCAAACCTAAAAATCTTGATTTGACAAACCCCAATATTAAGGCTGAAATCAAAGAGAAGGGAGATTTGATTGAAATATCGCTCACTGCCGCAAACCTGGCTAAAAATGTTTTTTTATATGGTGATGGGATTACCGGCCGGTTTTCTGATAATTATTTTGATATCCTTCCCGGCCAGGAGGTTTTAGTCAACATCTCGAAAAGTGATGTTCAATCAGATCTTAAATCATCGTTGAAGATTTTGCATCTTTATCTGACTGATAATGATGACTAAAGCAATTTTTTCTGATTATCAATAAAAATAGGTGTATCTTTGCAGCCGCAAATCCCCAGAAAAATTAAGCATGACATTTCAAGAAACCGGGTTGCGCGAGGATATTATCCGTGCAACCGATGAACTCGGCTTTGAACAGCCGACCCCGATCCAGGAACGGATCATCCCCCTAATCCTCAACAGCGAGAAAGATTTAATTGCCCTTGCCCAGACCGGCACCGGTAAAACGGCGGCTTTTGGCCTTCCGTTGATCCACCTGACCGATATGGATTTCAATAAAGTGCAGACAATTGTGCTTTGCCCGACCCGTGAGCTCTGTATGCAGATCACCAGCGATATGGAAAAATATTCAAAATACGCCAGGGGTTTTAAGACCGTTGCCGTTTATGGCGGCGCCGATATCAGGAACCAGATAAAGGCCCTTAAATCAGGTTGCCAGGTAGTCGTTGGTACACCCGGCCGCGTGATGGACCTCATCAACCGCAAGATATTGCAATTAGCTTTTATTAAATGGCTGGTCCTCGATGAAGCTGACGAGATGCTGAATATGGGTTTCAAAGATGACCTTGATGTCATCCTGGCTGAAACGCCTAAAGAAAAACGCACCTTCCTGTTCTCGGCAACTATGCCGGGGGAAATTGCAGCCATTGCACGGAAATACATGAACAAACCGGATGAAATTTCGGTAGGAAACCGTAATCAGGGCGCCGATAATGTCCGTCATGAATTTTATATGGTTCAGGCGAAAGACCGTTATTCCGCACTGAAAAGGATTGCGGATATTTACCCGAACATATACGGTATCGTATTTTGCCGTACCAGGGCCATCACAAAAGAAGTAGCCGATAAACTGATGAATGACGGTTATAATGCTGATGCTCTTCATGGTGACCTTTCACAGGCCCAGCGCGATTTTGTCATGAACCGTTTCAGGATCAAACAGCTCCAGTTGCTTGTCGCTACTGATGTTGCTGCACGCGGCCTGGATGTAAACGACCTGACTCATATCATCAACTATGACCTCCCGGATGATAACGAAGTCTACATCCATCGTACCGGCCGGACAGCCCGCGCAGGGAAGAGCGGTATAGCGATTTCCATCATCCATACCCGCGAAACCGGGAAGATACGGGCTATTGAACATATGCTGGGTAAACGATTTGATCAGAAAAAGGTACCAACTGGTGTGGAAATCTGTGAAAAGCAGCTTTTTAACCTGGTCGACAGGGTTGAAAACGTCGAAGTGGACGAAGCCCAGATTGAACAGTTTCTGCCCGTCATCTTAAAAAAACTTGACTGGCTCAGCCGTGAAGATCTGATCAAACATTTTGTTTCAGTTGAATTCAACAGGATTCTTTCCTATTACAAGAATACCCCCGATTTGAACGTGGCCCACCCGGAAGCAGACAGAGACAGAAAACGCACCCCCAAAGGGCAGTTTATGACTTTACAGATTAATGCCGGATTTCAGGATGGACTCAATCCTCCGCGACTGATCGGGCTTATCAATGAGCAGACCCGAAACAGGAATATCGCGGTCGGACGAATTGAGATTGGCCAGCGGTCTTCCTTTTTTGAGATTGAAAAAAAGTCATGGGAAGAAGTAATAAAGGCTTTCCATGATGCTAAATTTGAAGGAGTTAAAGTGAGGGTGGAAATCTCCGGTACTGAGCCTAAAGCCAGATCTAAATACAGATCAAACGACAGGCCGAATTACAAGTCTGACGACAAGCCGAATGAAAAATCCAAAGCCTGGTCGAATGACTTGTCGAACGACTGGTCTCAAAACAAAACAAGAGGCAAGGCGAATGATTGGTCGAAAGATAAGCCTAAAGGCAAATCGAATGACAGGTCATTCAACAAGTCGAAAGAATCATACGGTGGTAAGAACAGGAAAAGATCGCCGTACAAAAATTGGTAGCAATAACTTCTGATAATAAGTTGTAAGAATCATGACTCAACATACATCAACAACATCAATACAATCCTGGCAGTCGATTATTTCAAAGTATAACAAGCCCCGGATATCGCACAGCGTCTGGCAAATGATCAACTCGCTGGGCCCTTATTTTCTGATATGGATACTGATGGTGCAAACCATGAAAGTGTCGTTCTGGCTAACGTTACCTCTCATGTTACTTGCTGCCGGTTTCCTGATCAGGATATTTATCATTTTCCATGATTGCGGCCATGGGTCCTTTTTCCGTTCCAAAAAATTGAATTTTTATATCGGCAGCGCATGCGGCATGCTTGCTTTTACTCCTTACCACAAGTGGACCGACAGCCACAGAGCCCACCACCAGACGGTCGGTAATCTGGATAAGCGTGGTCTTGGCGACGTATGGACACTAACCGTTGATGAATATCTGGCGCTAAGCCCGTTTAAACGTTTTTCATACCGTTTTTTCCGGCACCCGGCGATTTTGCTGGGCATCGGCGGAATAGCCATCTTTATTATAGGCCACAGGTTCACCAACCGGCGCATGACTGAAAAGCAGCGCCTGAATGTTTATGCCACGAATATTATCATGTTTATTGCCGCGGCGATTGCAAGTTGGTTTATTGGATGGCAGGCGTTTTTATTGATCCAGTTGCCGGTTATGTACTTTGCCTCCATTGGAGGGATTTACCTGTTCTATCTGCAGCATCAGTACGACGAAGTGTATTGGTGCAGGGACAAAGATTGGGATTACCTGAAGATGGCCATGCAGGGAAGTTCTTTCTTCAAACTGCCCGGTATATTGCGCTGGTTTACAGGGAATATTGGCTTTCACCATATTCATCATCTGGGACCGACAATACCGAATTACAACTTGCCCAAATGCCATAAAGAGAATTCCTTGTTTCAGGATGTCAAGCCTATAACTTTTTTCGAAAGTTTTAAAGCATTAGGCATCAGGTTTTGGGATGAGGCCAATCAATGTGCGGTAGGACTCAGGGAGCTGCGGCGCAAAAGAGCGGCTGCTTAACTAATTTAGCCTTTTTAATTCGATATGAGCAGGAAATATTCAGCATTTATATATACTAATTTACTACATTGGATTGTTGATAACTATTATTCCCAAATTATGTCTTTAGTTATTTGGTTCAAAAATATTTTGTAACATTGATGGGTATGTAGTTACCAAACCATTATCAAAAATAAATTTTAACCTAAATCTGTAGTCATGAAAAAGCTGTTTGTTTTTCTTTTAAGCATAACCGTGGTTGTGTTATGCTTGTCATGTGAAAAAGATGATCCCTCTGTATTGAGCGGTGATCAGTCCGCCATGGGTGAGGTCGGAGTTACGGTTGAATCAAGCTCAGTGGAAATTGCAGGGGTCAGTGATGCTTCTGCAACGGTTATTACCCTGAAAAGCGGAGTGTCTTCATTCAGCGGTTCGGCCACCGTTAAAAACGAATTTCTGAAAAACCTGTTGGCCAATATCCCGGGAATCACCATTACAGGGGATAAGGTTTCAGCGACCAACATGGAGTATAAGATAACCAAGGAAGGCTTTGAATGCAAGACTGGTCCCGGAGCCGGCATATTGGTCAAGTATGGTTCATCAGTGGGCGATACTTACAAGATCGGTACAACGGGCCAGGTCAGAACAGTTGTCGCTAAAACGGGCGTCGACGATTACCCTTATGGCTTTTATTTGATCAAAGTAATAAAGGTGGAGGAAACCCCCAGTTATCTTAAGAGTAGTGCCGGAGTTACGAAAATAACATACATCGCGAATCACAAATTTGGACTTGTAGGAGTCCTGGCTACGTTCGATGACGAAACAACCGCCGAGTTCCCGATTTACACCAGCGTGGAAAACTAACAGGATCACGGAGAGGAAAAGAATAAATGAAAAATTTGCTTTTACCTTATCCATGGAAATTAGCGGGTCGGTTTGTGACCATCTCCGGAATCGCGTTGGCCGTTCTTTACCTCTGGTTCGATTTTAGGTTCTCTATGCCTGTATTTGCTATATTCTCTTCATTTCTGGAAACAAAGATGTTTGTAACCTTCAGGACAAACTTTGCCGATGATCTGATCCTGTTATTGCTCATTGTCGGATTTGGTCTGATTGTATTATCAAAGGAGAAAATTGAATTTGAAAATCTTGATTCTGCACGTGCCAAAGCATTAGCAAAAGCCATCATTTTAAACAATATTTTTCTTTTGTTCTCTATCTTATTTGTTTACGGAAGTGGGTTCATCGCCATCCTTGTTCTCAACCTTTTCTCCCTTTCGCTCTTCTATCTGATCTTTTTTTATTTTTTGAAACGGAAGGAATTAAAATAAAGGCCAGTAATCGATTGAA
Encoded proteins:
- a CDS encoding NAD-dependent epimerase/dehydratase family protein translates to MKIHLVSGGCGFVGRNMTRRLLKTTKDKVFIIDDLSIGTHPSTWLDNFTSRKFKDVEIIGQDERLYFWKGDFRNFLFKFRENPRFVQETYNLDFERFSDVFHFAAIVGGRLKIEGDPMAVALDLSIDAEFFYWICRHKPERVLYPSSSAAYPTNMQSESFAVALKEGDIDFKNNLGTPDMTYGWSKLTGEFLAQIAAKYYGVSVVCIRPFSGYGEDQDLSYPVPAIAARAARHENPFEVWGSGKQGRDFVHIDDIIDLIFILMEKIKDGSGWNIGSGKLTSFLELIDLFCDIAGYKTEIKPLLDKPVGVYSRYCNMDLIQEKFGWQPKISLREGMTRVYNAAVEKLKKEGKL
- a CDS encoding glycosyltransferase; amino-acid sequence: MDKIVVFGPGPKFKGGIANYNTSLAKAFDKLHVAEIHIVSWTQQYPAIIPRDFIDRSSKTDLLEGTNIKVHYITNYNSPLSWKKTVSLIRDIGPKMVIFQWAIAIQGLPLGYIARKLSKVKGLEVIFDLHFVIQKEGSKIDKAFTRMGIKHAHSYVVHAYKTYDELKKLFPGNDFKLLDPGKQSVGKGKRVVKLFHPVYDMFKPDPDFKVEEVKKGLNLKKHVFLFFGFIRKYKGLHDVIRAFAIVAAQRDDVSLLIVGESFWQTLDTKKMSTRVKNAVFSAAKSVFLRKQDDERQYRPLDLIDELGINQAVTVVNSFVPNEEVHKYFQVSDAIMLFYLTATPSGVESIGYNFRMPILATRVGHFPETVKDGYNGYLAEPGNIDSMAATMIKAIEKPIPREHVAETSQEMSWKNYANAILNER
- a CDS encoding dehydrogenase, encoding MIIRSKAPLRLGLAGGGTDVTPYSDLYGGATLNATINMYAYATILPASDGNIVIRSLDKDERYETRSCEVLTLDGKLDLLKGIYNRIVKDYTHTALSFELSTYVDAPPGSGLGTSSTLVVAVLGAFAEWLNLPLGEYDLARLAYQIERVDLQMAGGKQDQYAATFGGINFMEFFKDDKVIVNPLKVRSIYLNELSHNLVLYNTKTSRVSSAIIERQARNILENKTKYIEATHQLKKQATMMKEAILKGEIDQIGEVLDFGWKYKKQIASGITNHLIDSIYEAAIGSGATGGKISGAGGGGFMFFYCPNNTRYEVIESLRKFGGTSHRYEFTTAGMTAWKI
- a CDS encoding SDR family NAD(P)-dependent oxidoreductase, with amino-acid sequence MAHGRFDNPVVAAMAGLKDFFSRQELADRLSDSDSFEAKTCLITGANSGLGFALAVEIARRGGKVIMACRRQIPEAGEKAKAKSGSDNIEMRFLDLSKIDSIHDFCEGLKMDGVHLDVTILNAGVALPKARKTESGLEEMFLVNYLSNVMLTNLLITSGVIDVNGKQKSFKPRVIFISSDSHQGSSLIDYEEFGKYFDYGTSKGISNYSYFKLVLNTYATELSRRVNKEGYFAGIHAICPGPVHSNIVKEAPLLLRITLKSIFSIIFKSPEKAAKPVVYMAVSPDYEDKTNEYLHMFRHKKMDPKIYIPEEGAKLWDRSVELWKKVDPLAKTI
- a CDS encoding glycoside hydrolase family 2 protein yields the protein MQRLFNAVMMINRMLVFYMFVFVLASCSDDYKIKSMIQMEINHDWKFSQAGKEVWLPATVPGTVHTDLLANKIIEDPYYRLNEKQIQWIDKVDWEYRTVFIADGQVLEHNRIELIFKGLDTYAKIYLNGDLLQQTDNMFRTWKIDVTKKIRKGENKLSVILASPTQRGLEELKAYGFQLAADNDQSEAGEMGQDKVSPYVRKAPYHFGWDWGPRLVTSGIWRPVILRAWDEACLENIQIITDDLSTERAGLTAKIEIVAAEKLEITLNLFVDDISLSTRNWKLEIGNNLLEMPLTIDNPVLWQPNGLGSQKLYTIRIELADKEQVIDVMETKTGLRIVKLVRQPDPDGKGKSFYFKVNGNPVFAKGANYIPDDIFLNRVSPEKYEFIIKSAYEANMNMLRVWGGGIYENDLFYDLCDQYGIMVWQDFMFACAMYPGNEVFLENVRQEAIDNVRRLRNHPSIVLWCGNNEIENAWGEYEENRGWGWKQRYNPEQRQVIWKAYDTLFHHILPGVIEQEDPGRSYWHSSPSAGMGQLASYETTSGDMHYWGVWHGLHPFSDFCKYRARFMSEYGFQSFPEFNSVKKYTVPEDYNIESEVMMSHQRSGIGNLRIRQYMEEDYNIPGDFEQFLYVGQLLQAEAIKMAIESHRSDMPYCMGSLYWQINDCWPVASWSGIDYYGRWKALHYFAREAFKPTVLVLTESDGFLNGYVVSDNQPGQKMQVLMKLVSFTGKVEWEAVQEFEMTAQSILFLNSPLTEILGKIDLSSVVMVSELRQGDILLDTDFHYFVKPKNLDLTNPNIKAEIKEKGDLIEISLTAANLAKNVFLYGDGITGRFSDNYFDILPGQEVLVNISKSDVQSDLKSSLKILHLYLTDNDD
- a CDS encoding DEAD/DEAH box helicase, translated to MTFQETGLREDIIRATDELGFEQPTPIQERIIPLILNSEKDLIALAQTGTGKTAAFGLPLIHLTDMDFNKVQTIVLCPTRELCMQITSDMEKYSKYARGFKTVAVYGGADIRNQIKALKSGCQVVVGTPGRVMDLINRKILQLAFIKWLVLDEADEMLNMGFKDDLDVILAETPKEKRTFLFSATMPGEIAAIARKYMNKPDEISVGNRNQGADNVRHEFYMVQAKDRYSALKRIADIYPNIYGIVFCRTRAITKEVADKLMNDGYNADALHGDLSQAQRDFVMNRFRIKQLQLLVATDVAARGLDVNDLTHIINYDLPDDNEVYIHRTGRTARAGKSGIAISIIHTRETGKIRAIEHMLGKRFDQKKVPTGVEICEKQLFNLVDRVENVEVDEAQIEQFLPVILKKLDWLSREDLIKHFVSVEFNRILSYYKNTPDLNVAHPEADRDRKRTPKGQFMTLQINAGFQDGLNPPRLIGLINEQTRNRNIAVGRIEIGQRSSFFEIEKKSWEEVIKAFHDAKFEGVKVRVEISGTEPKARSKYRSNDRPNYKSDDKPNEKSKAWSNDLSNDWSQNKTRGKANDWSKDKPKGKSNDRSFNKSKESYGGKNRKRSPYKNW
- a CDS encoding fatty acid desaturase, which codes for MTQHTSTTSIQSWQSIISKYNKPRISHSVWQMINSLGPYFLIWILMVQTMKVSFWLTLPLMLLAAGFLIRIFIIFHDCGHGSFFRSKKLNFYIGSACGMLAFTPYHKWTDSHRAHHQTVGNLDKRGLGDVWTLTVDEYLALSPFKRFSYRFFRHPAILLGIGGIAIFIIGHRFTNRRMTEKQRLNVYATNIIMFIAAAIASWFIGWQAFLLIQLPVMYFASIGGIYLFYLQHQYDEVYWCRDKDWDYLKMAMQGSSFFKLPGILRWFTGNIGFHHIHHLGPTIPNYNLPKCHKENSLFQDVKPITFFESFKALGIRFWDEANQCAVGLRELRRKRAAA